The following is a genomic window from Chryseobacterium sp. StRB126.
GATTGGGTAACCACTCCTGAACTGTTTGAAGGACTTCCCGGAGGATACGTATCATAATAGTTAACACTTAAAACCGTCATATTACTTTGTGGATAAGTATTCCCGTTAGTGTAATAAATCGTGGAACCTTCTAAATCAGTAAAGCCACTGCTACTCCTCGTTTCACCAGGATTTGTATTGATTGCAGCCTGTTGAGCCTGCCTGTCGCCTGAGCTATTGAGAAGCCCCGTATAAGCAATACGACCCAAAGCATCATATTTTGTAAAGAGCCATTTTCCCTGAGAACGGAGATTAATATCCTGCGACATGACTAATCTATCCATCTGATCATACACCATATATTTCCAGTCTACTCCTGGAGTTTTACTTTCTGTCAAACGGTTCCAGCCATCATATCTGTATTGGTAAATTAAGCCTGCAAGAATATCTGGGGTAACACCATTAGCTGCTGCAATCTTCTGGCTTGCTAAGGGAGGTATAACAAAAGCTAATTGATTATATTCGTTATAAACATAATAAGTACTAAGGTAAGAAAAACCTTGCTTTTTACGTGTCAATAAGGTTTGTCCCTGTTCATTTTTAAATTCTGTAACCTCATGTCCATCTTCATCGTTAATAACGGTTTTATATAACGCGCCTTCAGGATAATTTATGAGTTGAGAATTCAAAACAGACGAAATGACTCCGTTATTCAATGTTGAGGTGGTAGTAAATTTGTAGACTTCTGCGTCATTATTAGTATAATAATTATAAATAGACTGCTTACCAGACCAGTCAGTTCCTGGACCTGCATAAGACCGCAAACGATCTAAAGGAGAATTTTCTAAATTCTTTTTGCCATATATCAGTGCATCCACACTGCCGGAAGAGGTTTTATAATATCCTGAAGTGGAAGGTGGAACCTGGATATTACCATTTTGACTGCTCATTGGTACAGGAAGCCAATCTTCAGCCTGTCTTCCGAAATTATCATAAGGAATATGAGTAACCAGATCATTACCTGTGGGAGAAGCATGAATTGTTACATTTTGATTCGGTTTTCCTAATCCGTCAAAAAAAAGGATATTCTGAATCTGTTTCGCTTTAGGATTACTAACACTTGTTGGCTCCAGATAGTTACGAACATAGATGTAATTCTCATTAACTCCTGAAAGATCTGAATTTTGTCCATTATATATTGGAGGAACAGTCTGGGCGTAATGCAAAAGCCCAACCAATATCAGTATACTAGAATATGTTTTTTTCATAGTTTAATCTTTATAGTTTTTATATCTGTATTGATAATCCTCCAGGATATATCCGTTTTTATCTTTAATAAATTGTAGTCTGCCCGCATTGTCATACATATAATATTGTTTCACTCCGGATGGAAGTGTTGTGCTTCTCACTCCAACTAGCGGGTCATGTGTATAAGTAGTAATCTGATATTGTGATAAAGCAGGATTATTTCTGAAAGTATTTAGTGCTGAGAGCAATGCATCTTCTGATGCCTGAGTTCCTGTACTATTATCCACGTCTGAAGCAGCAATGATAGCTTGTGCCAAATTCTGAACCTGATTATAAGTGGCTCCTTCAATTTTAGCGATTAAAGAAGATTGGTTATACCCATATATCATGGCAGTTGGTACTCCTGAAACATTGGAAAACTGTAGAAGGTTGTCCTTGTTGTCATACAGATTCATATTTACACTTTCTTTTGTGCTCTCATCTACGATATTGGTAGTAAGAATAGAAGTGGGTAACAAAGAACCATTATTAAATAATACTTTTGATCTTGAGAGCAGTTTTCCATTTTCCTTTTCTTCGGTAATTACTGGAATTCCTTTCATATTTGCATTTTCCAAATGAGAATAACCCGGTAAATTAATAGGATATGCAATGAATTTTTCTTTTATATTTCCGTTAACAATCGATTTTAAATAACCAGGCTTGAGATTCATGGCATTGATACTAACCTCTGATTCTTTAGTTATACTTTTATTAAAAGGATCAAATACCTTCTCTGTTTGGTTTGTTTTCAGAATGTAAGCGATCTTACTGGAAATATGTTCTGAAATAAATACTGAATATTCCGGTGTAATTTTGAAATCATACTGGCTGTCCTGATATTGATCGAAGAAATATTTATATTCTTTTTGAGAAAGCAATGCACTCTCTTCATTATATATTTCTTCTTTAGACAGTAACCCCCATCTTGTAATATTATAATTGGGCCAGAAATAGTAATAATTGACATATAACTGTGAAGTCAGGTATTTCGGATAATCATTAGGAGTAATAAATGTTTTTTGTATATATCCTTTACCTTCTTCCCATATCTTAACATTTTTATAAAGAATATAAGCAACATTTTTCTGGTCAGAATAATCATCCAGTTCACCAAAATATTTATATCCTGATGAAGATGTGGTGCCAAAGAAATTATAATTATAATTTATCGTTCTTTCAGGAGTAGTATCAATACTATTTTTGTAATAGTTGATGTTTTTAATTCTTTTCGCCAGATTTGCAACGGGAGAAATATGATTAGGATACACATGATCTTCATAATTATACTCCACAACTCCTCCGGCAGGTAATGTTACCTTCTTTAAAATGCCCTCCTGCTGCCCAGACTGTGCGCTATTTTCATAATCAAAAACGGTTTGTTCTATTTTCAGATCAATTTTATCATTTTTTCTTATAAAATTGAGTATACGTTTTCTTTTCATCTGATCATTGGAAGGAAAAGAGGAAATATATGTGTTAATTAAAAAGGAATATAAGACTTCTCCTGCAGGATTTTTAAGACTTATTTTATTCAGTCGCAGAGGGTCATTTACAGTATTTACTAAACCATCATCATAAGCAAAATCAAAGTTAACTTCTCCTTTTGAAGTCTTTATTGATTTTATCTTGCAATATTTTTTGATTTCTAGGTTCTGCAAAGTCTTACTTTGTAACTGATAATCAAGGTTTGCGATTTCAACATTAGATGGGCTCACAATTTTGGTAAGATAATAGGAAGATGTTATTCCACTAGTGATTGGATAATCATATGCGTAACATCTAAATTGGTAAGTATCAATTTTAGTAAAGTTATACTTATAACCATTATCAGTGATAATGGTAAAGTCGATAGGAGTAAATAATCCCGGGATCGCATTAGAATTATTAACTTCTATTTTAATGTTGTTAGTAGGTGTTAGATTGACCACTTTATAAACACCGGCTGTCTTTTTGATGGCAAGTTTTCCAGATAAGTCAAGCACATTATAATAATAAGTATCTTCCTGGGAAACAGAAGGATAATTCACCCTATCACATTCTCCTACATTTCCCCGCTCTTCCCTGTAAATAACACTTGTTCCGAATAATGACCATCCCTGGCCTACATCACTAACATTGAATGTATTTTCAGAATTTCTGACATTATATCTTAAACTGATAGGATAATCTACACTATGATCCGGCATAGGAACATTTAAAATAGGAATACTAATACTAGGAAGTCCCGTAGCTTCATTAACAGGGGCATCTATATAACTGGATAACGAGGCAATGGATTTTTCTAATGCCATACCACTCTGTGCATATCCTTGCCTTAATCCCAATAGTAAAAAGAACAGCAGGATAAAAAAGTTTTTATATATCTTTTTCATTATATTTATTGTTTAATGAGTTTAGCAGATGTCGTTTTACCTTCATTTGTTTTTACAGAAACCAGATAAGCGCCCTTTATAAGTGATTGGGTATTAAGCTTGGTCACTCTGTTCTTAGTTTTTATACTTTGAAGCTGTCTTCCGGACATATCATACAGAAGAATATCAGCATCCTTAAAGTCAAAGCCAATTTCCACGTAAGCGTAATCTGAGACTGGGTTTGGATAAATTTTGATGTCGTATTTTTCAATTAACTGATCAACCTGTTTGTCTCCAAGCTTTACAATCTTCCAGTTCTCTTTTCCTAATTCTTCCGCGCTGGTTCCGGCTAAGACAATAGAGCCGTCTCTGTTGAGTTTTAAATCAGAAAGCCTTTCTTCTTTTTGTCTGGATTCTCCTTTGACGTGCTTTCTCCATTGTTCATTTCCATTTTGATCAAGATAGAGCATCCAGAACGTTTCATCATCCGTTTGAATTCTTCCTTCAGCCTGAGTATAACCTCCCAGCAGAATGCCTTTAGACTTCTCCCTTCCATCTTCCATCTTCCCGCTTACAACGCTCATTCCCATTAAAATGTCTCTGTTTTTGAAATTGTAAGATTTTTGCCATTGTTCATCTCCTCTTTCGTTTAAAGAAATCAGCCAAAGGTCTGTGCCTTCTTCAATGCCTACAGTTTTGTTCCCTGATCTTTCCGATCTTGATTCGCCACCAATGATAAATCCATTTGAAGTTAACGCCAGAGTTCTGATATGATCATCTCCTTTACCACCAAAATTCTTTTCCCATTCTACTTTTCCGTTTTTATCAAGTTTAACGATCCAATAGTCGCCTTCACCGAAATTGCTGCTGCCTTTGGGCACCTGGCTAATGGCTGTTGAGATTGCAGATCGTTGGTTGTTGGCTTGAGTGCTTCCAGATCCCGAAACACGAACCTCTGAGCTTCTGGAATATATTCCCAGCAGGACACCGCCGTCTCCTGTTGGAATCATTTTCTCAACTTCATCCAGACCTTTTCCGCCTACAATTAATTGGGAGAGTTCTTTTCCGTCTTTATCAAGTCTGGTAATTAGAACATCTTTGGAACCGTAACCTTTTGCAGCATTCTGGACATTACCCGCAACAAAGAACCCTAAATCTGTAGTCTGAATGACAGCTCTTGCTTCTTCATCTGAAGAACTTCCCAATGTTTTCTGCCACAATTCATCCCCAAATTCATTGATTCTGATCAGCCATATGTCTGATCCACCTTTCGAATCGTCTTTTTTATCCAGTCCTTTTCCTGAATAAGAAGTTCCGGCTAAAAGGAATCCACCATCCTGCGTAGCCACTGTTGCTGATAAATAATCATGATTTTGTCCATAGAAGTATTTTTCCCAGACTTCTTCTCCCTGCTGGTTCAATTTGACCAGATGGAAATCGTAACCGTTGTTCTGCTTACTTCCAGCCTCCGTCTTCCCGCTTCCTGCCTTGATAGAACTCCCGGTGATCAGATATTGTTGGTCAATGGTTGTCGTGATTTGGCTTAGAAAATCCTGGCTATCGGATTTAATATTCTTTTCCCAGACTATATTTTGTGCTGAGAGACTCAAGCCTATGCATAAGGTAAATGCACTCATGTAGAGGTTTTTCATGTTGTATATAGTTTTATTGATCTTGAATGTAAGATCGTACGAATTTAAAACTATTTAGTAGCGGTAATTTTCACATTAATTAGATTTAATATTAATTTTTATTAACCACTTCTCATTTATTTCTCTTCATTTAAACATATCACATAATTGAGATATAATATATTCTGATATTTTAGTACATTATAGTAGAGAGGATGCCTACCGCTTTTTTAAGCTGGAAAGCCAAATAACATCATCAAATACATGGATAAAATTTGAAAGACAACTGGGAATACCAGTCAC
Proteins encoded in this region:
- a CDS encoding T9SS type A sorting domain-containing protein: MKNLYMSAFTLCIGLSLSAQNIVWEKNIKSDSQDFLSQITTTIDQQYLITGSSIKAGSGKTEAGSKQNNGYDFHLVKLNQQGEEVWEKYFYGQNHDYLSATVATQDGGFLLAGTSYSGKGLDKKDDSKGGSDIWLIRINEFGDELWQKTLGSSSDEEARAVIQTTDLGFFVAGNVQNAAKGYGSKDVLITRLDKDGKELSQLIVGGKGLDEVEKMIPTGDGGVLLGIYSRSSEVRVSGSGSTQANNQRSAISTAISQVPKGSSNFGEGDYWIVKLDKNGKVEWEKNFGGKGDDHIRTLALTSNGFIIGGESRSERSGNKTVGIEEGTDLWLISLNERGDEQWQKSYNFKNRDILMGMSVVSGKMEDGREKSKGILLGGYTQAEGRIQTDDETFWMLYLDQNGNEQWRKHVKGESRQKEERLSDLKLNRDGSIVLAGTSAEELGKENWKIVKLGDKQVDQLIEKYDIKIYPNPVSDYAYVEIGFDFKDADILLYDMSGRQLQSIKTKNRVTKLNTQSLIKGAYLVSVKTNEGKTTSAKLIKQ